ACGCGAATCAATTCACTCATCGCTCAGCTCCTCAGCAATCCAGCGGGTTGGCTTTGTCGGGGTTGAGCCCGAATTTGACGATGGCCTCGGCCACCACCTTGGCGTCGATCTCGCCGCGCTCGGCCAGGGCTTCCAGGGCGGTCAGCGCCACCCAGTAGCGATCCACCTCGAAGAAGTGGCGCAGTTTCTGCCGCGAGTCGCTGCGGCCGAAGCCGTCGGTGCCCAGCACCTTGTATTCCTTGCTCGGTACCCACTGGCGGATCTGCTCGGCGTACAGCTTCATGTAGTCGGTGCTGGCGATTACCGGGCCCTTGCGCCCGGACAGGCACTGCTCGACGTAGCTCTGCTGCGGCTTCTGCCCCGGATGCAGGCGGTTGCGGCGTTCCACGGCCAGGCCGTCGCGGCGCAGCTCGTTGAAGCTCGGCACGCTCCACACATCGGCGCCGATGTTGAACTCGTCGCGCAGGATCTTCGCCGCCTCGCGCACTTCGCGCAGGATGGTGCCCGAACCGAGCAGCTGCACGTGATGGGCGGCTTCCTTCTTGTCTTCCTCGAGCAGGTACATGCCCTTGATGATGCCTTCCTCGACCCCGGCCGGCATGGCGGGCTGGGCGTAGGCTTCGTTCATCACGGTGATGTAGTAGAAGACGTCCTGCTGCTGCTCGGTCATCTTGTGGATGCCGTCGCGGATGATCACCGCCAGCTCGTAGGCGTAGGTCGGGTCGAAGGTGCGGCAGTTGGGAATGGTCGCGGCGAGGATGTGGCTGTGGCCGTCCTCATGCTGCAGGCCTTCGCCGTTCAGTGTGGTGCGCCCGGCGGTGCCGCCGATCAGGAAGCCGCGGGCACGGCTGTCGCCGGCGGCCCAGGCCAGGTCGCCGATGCGCTGGAAGCCGAACATCGAATAGAAGATGTAGAACGGCAGCATCGGCTGGTTGTGCGTGGAGTACGAGGTGCCGGCGGCGATCCAGCTGGACATGGCGCCGGCCTCGTTGATGCCTTCCTCGAGGATCTGGCCCTTCTTGTCCTCGCGGTAGAACATCACCTGATCCTTGTCGACCGGCTCGTACAGCTGGCCGACCGAGGAGTAGATGCCGAGCTGGCGGAACATGCCTTCCATACCGAAGGTGCGCGCCTCGTCCGGCACGATGGGCACGATGCGCTGGCCCAGCTCCTTGTCCTTGACCAGCTGCGAGAGGATGCGCACGAAGGCCATGGTGGTGGAGATGTCGCGGTCACCGGTGCCGTCGAGGATGGCCTTGAGGGTTTCCAGCGGCGGGGTGGGGATGCTGAAGCTCTGCGCGCGGCGCTGCGGCACGAAGCCGCCGAGCTTGTCGCGGCGTTCCTGCAGGTAGCGCGCTTCGGCGCTGCCCGGCTCGGGTTTGACGAAGGGCAGGTTCTCCAGCTCGTCGTCCTTGACCGGGATGTCGAAGCGGTCGCGGAATTTCTTCAGGCTGTCGACATCGACCTTCTTGGTGTTGTGCGCGGTGTTCTTCGCTTCGCCCGCGCCGGTACCGTAGCCCTTGATGGTCTTGGCCAGCACCACGGTCGGCTGGCCCTGGTGGTTGACCGCCTGGTGGTAGGCTGCATACATCTTGTAGGGGTCGTGGCCGCCGCGGTTGAGGTTCCAGATTTCCTGGTCGGACAGATCCTTGACCATCTCCTTCAGCTCGGGGCTGTTGAAGAAGTGCTCGCGGACGAACGCGCCGTCCTTGGCCTTGTAGTTCTGGTAGTCGCCGTCGATCACCTCGTCCATGCGCCGTTGCAGGATGCCGTCGACGTCCTTGGCCAGCAGCGGATCCCAGAAGCGGCCCCAGACCACCTTGTTGACGTTCCACTCGGCGCCGCGGAACACGCCTTCGAGTTCCTGGATGATCTTGCCGTTGCCGCGCACCGGGCCGTCCAGGCGTTGCAGGTTGCAGTTGATCACGAAGATCAGGTTGTCCAGCTTTTCGCGGCCGGCCAGGGAGATCGCGCCGAGGGATTCCGGCTCGTCGCATTCGCCGTCACCCATGAAGCACCAGACCTTCTGCTTGCCGGCGGGGATGAAGCCGCGGCTTTCCAGGTACTTCATGAAGCGCGCCTGGTAGATCGCCTGGATCGGGCCGAGGCCCATCGACACGGTGGGGAACTGCCAGAAGTCCGGCATCAGCCAGGGGTGCGGGTAGGAGGACAGGCCGTTGCCGTCCACTTCCTGGCGGAAGTTGTTCATCTGCTCTTCGCTGATGCGCCCTTCCATGAAGGCGCGGGCGTAGACGCCGGGGGAGGCGTGGCCCTGGAAGAAGATCAGGTCGCCGCCGTGTTCCTCGGTCGGCGCCTGGAAGAAGTAGTTGAAGCCGATGTCGTACAGGGTTGCCGAGGAGGCGAAGCTGGAGATGTGGCCGCCCAGATCCGGGTCTTTCAGGTTGGTGCGCATCACCATGGCCAGCGCGTTCCAGCGCACCAGCGAGCGGATGCGCCGCTCCATGAACAGGTCGCCGGGCATGCGTGCCTCATGGCCGACCGGAATGGTGTTGCGGTAGGGCGTGGTGATCGCATAGGGCAGCTGGGTGCCGCTGCGGGTGGCCAGTTCACCCATGCGGGTCAATAGATAGTGGGCGCGCTTTTCGCCCTCCTGGTCGAGAACGGATTCCAGGGCGTCCAGCCACTCCTGGGTTTCGACGGGATCGAGGTCTTGCATGGCTTGCTCCAGGGCGGAAAGGCTTCCAGAATCGAAAGCCTGGGCTCGTGCACGCTTTTTGGGCGGGCAGCATGAAGTCGTTATTGGCCGGGGTTCGACCGGCTGTCTGTAGTTTTACTACAAAAAGACGACTGGCGCAGCGCCTGGGACACAATCTTTAGTAGTAAAACTACATTGCCTGAACGCTGGAACGCGTCTCCTGCCAGTGGCATGCGGCGCCTTTCCGCCCCCAAGGATAGACCATGAGCCTGCCGCCACTGGCCGCCCTGCCGACCGTTTTGCTTCCCCTTGCCGACCGCAGCGATGCCCTGCCGTTGCCCGCCGACTGGCCGGCCGCCCGCCGCGAAACCCTGCGCCGGGTGTGCGCCGCCAGTGACTTCGTCTTCGAGCAGGCGCAGCGCGATGCCGAGCTGCTGCCGAGCCTGGCCGGCAGCGGCGAACTGGAGCGCAGCTTCGCGGCCGGCGAGCTGCGCGACAGCCTGCTGGCGCTGCTGGCCGAGTGCCCGGACGAGGACGAGCTGGGTCGGCGCCTGCGCCGCTTCCGCAACCGCCAGCAGGTGCGCATCATCTGGCGCGACATCAGCCGCCAGGCCGACCTGGCGGAAACCTGTCGCGATCTTTCCGACCTGGCCGATGCCTGCATCGACCTGGCCTACCACTGGCTCTACCCGCGCCACTGCGAGCAGTTCGGCACGCCCATCGGCCGCCGCAGCGGCACGGCGCAGCACATGGTGATTCTCGGCATGGGCAAGCTCGGTGCCCACGAGCTGAACCTGTCGTCCGACATCGACCTGATCTTCGGCTACCCCGAAGGGGGCGAGACCGAGGGGGTCAAGCGTTCGCTGGACAACCAGGAGTTCTTCATCCGCCTCGGCCAGCGGCTGATCAAGGCGCTGGACCCGATCACTGCCGAAGGCTTCGTGTTCCGCGTCGACATGCGCCTGCGCCCCTATGGCTCGGCCGGTGCCCTGGTGCTCAGCTTCAATGCCCTGGAGCAGTACTACCAGGATCAGGGCCGCGACTGGGAACGCTACGCCATGATCAAGGCGCGCGTGGTCGGCGGCGACCAGGCCGCCGGCAAGCAGCTGCTGGAGATGCTGCGGCCGTTCGTCTACCGGCGTTACCTGGACTTTTCCGCCATCGAGGCGCTGCGCGCGATGAAGCTGCTGATCCAGCAGGAAGTGCGGCGCAAGGGCATGGCCGGCAACATCAAGCTGGGCTCCGGCGGCATCCGCGAGGTGGAGTTCATCGCCCAGGCCTTCCAGCTGATCCACGGCGGTCGCGACCTCAGCCTGCAGCAGCGGCCGCTGCTCAAGGTGCTGGCCACCCTCGAAGGTCAGGGCTACCTGCCGCCGCCGGTCATCGCCGAGATGAAGGAGGGCTACGAATTCCTGCGCTATGTCGAGCACGCCCTGCAGGCCATCGGTGACCGGCAGACGCAGATGCTTCCGGACAGCGAGCAGGATCGCGCGCGGGTCGCGCTGATCATGGGCTTCGACAACTGGGAGGCGTTCCACGAGCAGCTGATGGCTTGGCGCGGGCGCATCGAATGGCACTTCCGCCAGGTGATCGCCGACCCGGACGAGGAAGAGGGCGCCGAGGTCGAGCTGTGCGTCGGCAGCGAATGGCTGCCGCTGTGGGAAGAGGCGCTGGACGAGGAAATGGCCGGGCGCCAGCTGGCCGAGGCCGGCTTTGCCGAGCCGGCGGCCGCGCTCAAGCGGCTGATCGACCTGCGCGGTGGCTCGCAGGTGCGCACCATGCAGCGCCTCGGCCGCGAGCGCCTGGATGCCTTTATCCCGCGCCTGCTGACGCAGACCGTGGAACAGGCCAACCCGGACTTGGTGCTGGAGCGCGTGCTGCCGCTGGTGGAAGCGGTGGCGCGGCGCTCTGCCTACCTGGTGCTGCTCACCGAGAACCCGCTGGCGCTCAAGCGCCTGCTCACCCTGTGCGCGGCCAGCCCGTGGATCGCCGAGCAGATCAGCCGCTTCCCGCTGCTGCTTGACGAGCTGCTCAACGAAGGCCGCTTGTTCAGCCCGCCGCAGGCGCCGGAACTGGCCGCCGAGTTGCGCGAGCGACTCACCAGGATTCCCGAGGACGACCTGGAACAGCAGATGGAGGCCCTGCGTCACTTCAAGCTGGCCCATGGCCTGCGCGTGGCTGCTTCGGAGATCGCCGGCACTCTGCCGCTGATGAAGGTCTCCGATTACCTGACCTGGCTGGCCGAGGCGATTCTCGACCAGGTGCTGGCCCTGGCCTGGCGCCAGACCGTGGCCAAGCATGGCACGCCGCGCCGTGCCGACGGCGGCCTGTGCGCTCCGGACTTCATCATCGTCGGCTACGGCAAGGTCGGCGGCCTGGAGCTGGGCCATGGTTCCGATCTCGACCTGGTGTTTATCCACGACGGCGACTCCCAGGCCGAGACCGATGGCGCCAAGCCGATCGACGGCACCCAGTTCTTCGCCCGCCTGGGCCAGCGCATCATCCACCTGCTGACCACCCAGACCACTTCCGGGCAGCTCTACGAGGTGGATATGCGCCTGCGCCCGTCCGGTGCCGCCGGCCTGCTGGTCAGCTCTCTCGGCGCCTTTGAGCGTTACCAGGAGAGCGAGGCCTGGACCTGGGAACACCAGGCCCTGGTGCGCGCCCGCGTGCTGGTCGGCTGCCCGCGGGTCGGTGCTGCCTTCGAGCAGGTGCGCGCCGCCGTGCTCGGTCGTGAGCGTGATCTGGACAAGCTGCGCGCCGAGGTCAGCGAGATGCGCGCGAAGATGCGCGACAACCTTGGCAGCCCGGCCACCGCTGCCGGCACGGCGGCCAATGCCTTCGATCCGGCGACTTCCTTCGATCTGAAGCAGGACGCCGGAGGTATCGTCGATATTGAATTTATGGTGCAATACGCGGCCCTGGCGTGGTCGCGGCAGCACCCCGAACTGCACCGCTACACCGACAATATCCGCATCCTCGACGGTCTGCGCGATGTCGGGCTGATGCCCGCCGCCGACGTCGAGTTGCTGCAGGAGGCCTACAAGGCCTACCGCGCCGCTGCCCATCGGCAGGCGCTGCAGAAACAGCCGGGCAAGGTCGGTGGCGAACAGTTTGCCGCCGAGCGCCGCAGCGTGATGCGCCTGTGGCGCGAGCTGGGCTTGAACTGAGCAGTGCGCGGCAGTCGCCGCAACGAATTGATGACCGAGACGAACAGTGAGGAGCAGGCAACGATGTCGATGGCCGACCGTGATGGCGTGATCTGGTATGACGGCAAGCTGGTGGAATGGCGCAGCGCCACTACCCATGTGCTGACCCACACCCTGCACTACGGCATGGGCGTGTTCGAGGGCGTGCGTGCCTACAACACCCCACAGGGCACCGCCATCTTCCGCCTGCAGGCCCACACCGACCGCCTGTTCGACTCGGCCCACATCATGGGCATGAAGATCCCGTTCACCAAGGACGAGATCAACGAAGCCACCCGCGCCGCCGTGCGCGAGAACAACCTGGAAACCGCCTACATCCGTCCGATGGTGTTCTACGGATCGGAAGCCATGGGCCTGCGCGCCACCGGCCTGAAGACCCAGGTGATCGTCGGGGCCTGGCACTGGGGCGCCTACATGGGCGAAGAGGCGCTGCAGAAGGGCATCAAGGTGCGCACCAGCTCCTTCACCCGTCACCACGTCAACATCTCGATGACCCGCGCCAAGGCCAACGGCAACTACATCAACTCGATGCTGGCCCTGCAGGAAGCCATCTCCGGCGGTGCCGACGAGGCCATGCTGCTGGATCCGGAAGGCTACGTGGCCGAGGGTTCCGGCGAGAACATCTTCCTGGTCAAGAACGGCGTGGTGTACACCCCGGAAGTGACCTCCTGCCTGAACGGCATCACCCGCGACACCATCCTGACCCTGGCCGCCGAGCTGGGCATTCAGGTGGTCGAGAAGCGCATCACCCGCGACGAGGTGTACATCGCCGACGAGGCCTTCTTCACTGGCACCGCCGCCGAAGTCACGCCGATCCGCGAAGTGGACGGCCGTCAGATCGGCATCGGCAGCCGCGGCCCGGTTACCGAGAAGCTGCAGAAGGCCTACTTCGACCTAGTCACCGGCCAGACCGATGCCCACCCCGAGTGGCGCACCCTGGTCAAATAAGCTCCATTAGGTCATGACAGGGAGGCGCTGCGCCTCCCTGTGCATTTCTGGAACACGCATGAAGATACTGATCGTTGGGCCCAGCTGGGTCGGTGACATGGTGATGGCGCAGACCCTGTTCGTCTGCCTCAAGCAGCGTCACCCGGACTGCGAGATCGACGTGCTGGCGCCCGAGTGGAGCCGGCCGATTCTCGAGCGCATGCCCGAGGTGCGCGCGGCGCTGAGCTTCCCGCTCGGCCATGGCGTGCTGGATGTCGCCAGCCGCCGGCGCATCGGCAAGTCGCTGGCCGGCCAGTACGATCAGGCCATCCTGCTGCCCAATTCGCTGAAATCCGCCCTGGTGCCGTTCTTCGCCGATATCCCGCTGCGTACCGGCTGGAAGGGCGAGATGCGCTACGGCCTGCTCAATGACATCCGCACGCTGGACAAAGAGCGCTACCCGCTGATGATCGAGCGCTTTATGGCGCTGGCGTACGACAAGGGCGCGGAGTTGCCCAAGCCCTACCCGCAGCCGCGCCTGCAGATCGACGAAGCCAGCCGCGCCGCCGCCCTGGCCAAGTTCAATCTCAGCCTGGATCGCCCGGTGCTGGCGCTGTGCCCAGGCGCCGAGTTCGGCGAGGCCAAGCGCTGGCCGGCCGAGCACTATGCCAAGGTCGCCGAGCTGAAGATCCGCGCCGGCTGGCAGGTGTGGCTGTTCGGCTCGAAGAACGACCATGCGGGTGGCGAGGAGATTCGCAATCGCCTGATTCCCGGCCTGCGCGAGGAAGTGGTCAACCTGGCCGGGCAGACCAGCCTGGCCGAGGCCATCGACCTGATGTCCGCCGCCGGCGCCGTGGTCTCCAACGACTCCGGCCTGATGCACGTGGCCGCCGCGCTGAACCGCCCGCTGGTGGGCGTCTACGGCTCGACGTCGCCGCAGTTCACCCCGCCGCTGGCCGACCAGGTGGAGATCGTCCGCCTGGGCCTGGACTGCAGCCCCTGCTTCGAGCGCACCTGTCGCTTCGGCCACTACAACTGCCTGCGCGAGCTCAAGCCGCGCCCGGTGATCGAGGCGCTGGATCGCCTGGTCGCCGATCCGATCGAGGTCGAATAGTGCGGGTTCTGCTGATCAAGACTTCTTCGCTGGGCGACGTGATCCACACCCTGCCGGCCCTTACCGATGCGGCGCGGGCCATCCCTGGCATCCAGTTCGACTGGGTGGTGGAGGAGGGCTTCGCCGAGATTCCGGCCTGGCACCCGGCCGTGGCTCAGGTGATTCCGGTGGCGATTCGTCGCTGGCGCAAGCACCTGCTGCAGACCTGGAAGAGCGGCGAGTGGAAACGCTTCAAGCAGCGCCTGGGCGAGACCGACTACGACCTGGTGATCGACGCCCAGGGCCTGCTGAAAAGCGCCTGGCTGACCCGTTACTGCCAGGCCCTGGTGGCCGGCCTGGATCGCGACTCGGCGCGCGAGCCGATCGCCTGCCGCTTCTACGA
The window above is part of the Pseudomonas alcaligenes genome. Proteins encoded here:
- the glnE gene encoding bifunctional [glutamate--ammonia ligase]-adenylyl-L-tyrosine phosphorylase/[glutamate--ammonia-ligase] adenylyltransferase; the protein is MSLPPLAALPTVLLPLADRSDALPLPADWPAARRETLRRVCAASDFVFEQAQRDAELLPSLAGSGELERSFAAGELRDSLLALLAECPDEDELGRRLRRFRNRQQVRIIWRDISRQADLAETCRDLSDLADACIDLAYHWLYPRHCEQFGTPIGRRSGTAQHMVILGMGKLGAHELNLSSDIDLIFGYPEGGETEGVKRSLDNQEFFIRLGQRLIKALDPITAEGFVFRVDMRLRPYGSAGALVLSFNALEQYYQDQGRDWERYAMIKARVVGGDQAAGKQLLEMLRPFVYRRYLDFSAIEALRAMKLLIQQEVRRKGMAGNIKLGSGGIREVEFIAQAFQLIHGGRDLSLQQRPLLKVLATLEGQGYLPPPVIAEMKEGYEFLRYVEHALQAIGDRQTQMLPDSEQDRARVALIMGFDNWEAFHEQLMAWRGRIEWHFRQVIADPDEEEGAEVELCVGSEWLPLWEEALDEEMAGRQLAEAGFAEPAAALKRLIDLRGGSQVRTMQRLGRERLDAFIPRLLTQTVEQANPDLVLERVLPLVEAVARRSAYLVLLTENPLALKRLLTLCAASPWIAEQISRFPLLLDELLNEGRLFSPPQAPELAAELRERLTRIPEDDLEQQMEALRHFKLAHGLRVAASEIAGTLPLMKVSDYLTWLAEAILDQVLALAWRQTVAKHGTPRRADGGLCAPDFIIVGYGKVGGLELGHGSDLDLVFIHDGDSQAETDGAKPIDGTQFFARLGQRIIHLLTTQTTSGQLYEVDMRLRPSGAAGLLVSSLGAFERYQESEAWTWEHQALVRARVLVGCPRVGAAFEQVRAAVLGRERDLDKLRAEVSEMRAKMRDNLGSPATAAGTAANAFDPATSFDLKQDAGGIVDIEFMVQYAALAWSRQHPELHRYTDNIRILDGLRDVGLMPAADVELLQEAYKAYRAAAHRQALQKQPGKVGGEQFAAERRSVMRLWRELGLN
- the aceE gene encoding pyruvate dehydrogenase (acetyl-transferring), homodimeric type, which gives rise to MQDLDPVETQEWLDALESVLDQEGEKRAHYLLTRMGELATRSGTQLPYAITTPYRNTIPVGHEARMPGDLFMERRIRSLVRWNALAMVMRTNLKDPDLGGHISSFASSATLYDIGFNYFFQAPTEEHGGDLIFFQGHASPGVYARAFMEGRISEEQMNNFRQEVDGNGLSSYPHPWLMPDFWQFPTVSMGLGPIQAIYQARFMKYLESRGFIPAGKQKVWCFMGDGECDEPESLGAISLAGREKLDNLIFVINCNLQRLDGPVRGNGKIIQELEGVFRGAEWNVNKVVWGRFWDPLLAKDVDGILQRRMDEVIDGDYQNYKAKDGAFVREHFFNSPELKEMVKDLSDQEIWNLNRGGHDPYKMYAAYHQAVNHQGQPTVVLAKTIKGYGTGAGEAKNTAHNTKKVDVDSLKKFRDRFDIPVKDDELENLPFVKPEPGSAEARYLQERRDKLGGFVPQRRAQSFSIPTPPLETLKAILDGTGDRDISTTMAFVRILSQLVKDKELGQRIVPIVPDEARTFGMEGMFRQLGIYSSVGQLYEPVDKDQVMFYREDKKGQILEEGINEAGAMSSWIAAGTSYSTHNQPMLPFYIFYSMFGFQRIGDLAWAAGDSRARGFLIGGTAGRTTLNGEGLQHEDGHSHILAATIPNCRTFDPTYAYELAVIIRDGIHKMTEQQQDVFYYITVMNEAYAQPAMPAGVEEGIIKGMYLLEEDKKEAAHHVQLLGSGTILREVREAAKILRDEFNIGADVWSVPSFNELRRDGLAVERRNRLHPGQKPQQSYVEQCLSGRKGPVIASTDYMKLYAEQIRQWVPSKEYKVLGTDGFGRSDSRQKLRHFFEVDRYWVALTALEALAERGEIDAKVVAEAIVKFGLNPDKANPLDC
- a CDS encoding branched-chain amino acid transaminase, whose product is MSMADRDGVIWYDGKLVEWRSATTHVLTHTLHYGMGVFEGVRAYNTPQGTAIFRLQAHTDRLFDSAHIMGMKIPFTKDEINEATRAAVRENNLETAYIRPMVFYGSEAMGLRATGLKTQVIVGAWHWGAYMGEEALQKGIKVRTSSFTRHHVNISMTRAKANGNYINSMLALQEAISGGADEAMLLDPEGYVAEGSGENIFLVKNGVVYTPEVTSCLNGITRDTILTLAAELGIQVVEKRITRDEVYIADEAFFTGTAAEVTPIREVDGRQIGIGSRGPVTEKLQKAYFDLVTGQTDAHPEWRTLVK
- the waaF gene encoding lipopolysaccharide heptosyltransferase II; this encodes MKILIVGPSWVGDMVMAQTLFVCLKQRHPDCEIDVLAPEWSRPILERMPEVRAALSFPLGHGVLDVASRRRIGKSLAGQYDQAILLPNSLKSALVPFFADIPLRTGWKGEMRYGLLNDIRTLDKERYPLMIERFMALAYDKGAELPKPYPQPRLQIDEASRAAALAKFNLSLDRPVLALCPGAEFGEAKRWPAEHYAKVAELKIRAGWQVWLFGSKNDHAGGEEIRNRLIPGLREEVVNLAGQTSLAEAIDLMSAAGAVVSNDSGLMHVAAALNRPLVGVYGSTSPQFTPPLADQVEIVRLGLDCSPCFERTCRFGHYNCLRELKPRPVIEALDRLVADPIEVE